CCACCACACACGCCGATCCCTTCAATACTCATGTAGGCAAAAAGGGAGAGGGCGAAAGAACAATCGTCCTTTCCTTTTCGTTTGGTGCACTTTCAACGGAAATGAGGAATCAGCGTGCCACAGGGATGGGAACGGTTAGAGACAGATGACGCCAGCGGAATCAAAAAGAACATCCACATTGGCTTTCTCCTAGGGATGATAGTATGGTCGTGCATATTGCTTGTTGGTATTATGACGTCGAGCGTGGTTGCTCTCATGCATCTCTCCTCCATCAGTTTTCATCTCGATCAACATCCCGTGTGGACATCATTTTTCTCGATGGGTATCTATTCTCACTTGAGCAACAGCGGCTGGATTCTCACGAAGTTAGGTCACTTCATTGGTTTTGGTATACTTGATGTTCTGATTACCCTGACATTTCGCAGGCATCTTTTCGCCTCTATTTTGGCGTTTTCGTTTGCAGTTGCAACCGAAGTCGTACAAATCCCGTTCGGCAGGGACGGTCGGTTCTACGATGTTTGTATTGATACACTTGGTATTATTGTGGTCGGGGTTCTCTACGAAATCTGGCACAGATTTCATGGTCAAAGCTCCAAATATCCCCATCCGATGGAATGAATTTCGTGTGCTCTGTATAACTCCCTCAATTTTAAGCATCCTTTTTACCGAGAGAAGGTCGTTCCTCAGGAAGGAGTTGATTAGGGTCGACGTACAACGCGCGAAAGACATTATTGCATCACCCAACATCATCTCTGTGACATATCGCGGGAATTCCATCCACCTGGATAAAGTGTTCGAGAGCAACAGCTATGTGGAAGGGCACTACGAAGACGGGACCATCGTCAATGCACCCGTGGACGAATTAAAGGAGAGCTGAGTTATCTCGGCTCTCCTTTAACTTTATTCGTACATCGACTTCCCACGCACATCCTGACTTCAAACGACATCAACTGGTGGCAAGACCAAGCCGCTCAAGACCGCCTAACCCGCCCCGGCGTGAAATACGAATCCCACGAAATCTACTCAATTCTAGAGTGACCTACCTGCCGCGAATTTTGGATCGCGCCAGTACCCCAGGCACACCATCATTACTGCTGGTTGGCTGCCGAATCAAGACCTGCTTCATGCCGTTTGCCCATTTAAACGGAATGAGCGGCCACAGGTATGGAACGCCGAACGACTTGCGCGTGGCGAGATACACAAACTGAGAAATAGCTCCTACGGCAAATCCGGCGTAAGAGAAGCCGGTCCAATGACCGATTTGCGTCAAGGCGAGAATCCATAGCCGACTCATCTGGCCAGCCATCGACAGTTCGTACGATGGCATTGCAAATTGACAAGCCAGCACAAACCCCATGTAGACGAGCACTTCCGGTTCCAACAGCCCTATCTTTGCCGCGAATTGGCTAAACACAATTGCCGCCACAATACTCACCATCGACCCAATCGCTGGCGGCGTATTCAGGACCGCGAGTTTCAAAACGTCGAGCATAAATTCGGCAAGCAGCAGCTCCGCCCACAATGGGACTGGGCCGCCCGTACTCGCCTCAAAAAAGCTGAACGCCTTTGGCATGGTATGCGGGTGAAAATTCATCAACAGAAACAGTCCCGGAACGATGATGCTGAGAACGTACGCCAACAGGATGATCCATCTCATGTATGTACCGACAAGCGGGTAAGAATGGTAC
The Alicyclobacillus curvatus genome window above contains:
- a CDS encoding small, acid-soluble spore protein, H family, with translation MIRVDVQRAKDIIASPNIISVTYRGNSIHLDKVFESNSYVEGHYEDGTIVNAPVDELKES
- a CDS encoding VanZ family protein; this encodes MPQGWERLETDDASGIKKNIHIGFLLGMIVWSCILLVGIMTSSVVALMHLSSISFHLDQHPVWTSFFSMGIYSHLSNSGWILTKLGHFIGFGILDVLITLTFRRHLFASILAFSFAVATEVVQIPFGRDGRFYDVCIDTLGIIVVGVLYEIWHRFHGQSSKYPHPME